GCATCGCCTCGATCGCCTCGGCGAACGGCATCGCGGCGACGGCGGCCGGGACTTCCCGCGGCGCGCCTTCTATGCTGCTGTTCCAAGGCTCTGTCGCCATCGCGTGCTCGGCGGCCATGTGCGCTCCGGCTGGCTGGTCCTGCGGTGATCATGCCCTCGAGATGTCAATGAATCGTTAATGGCCGAAGACTTCGACGACACCGTCGCCACCACCCTGCCCCCGGTCGCGGCCGACATCGCGCACGGCACGGCGCGCTGCCTGATCGACATGGGCTACGCTCCGGTCGCCGAGCTGCCGCTCGCCAACGGCCGGCGCGCCGACATCACGGCGATCGACCGCAAGGGCCACGTCGTGATCGTCGAGATCAAGTCGTCGCGCGCCGACTTCCTGAGCGACCGGAAGTGGCCGGACTATCTCGAATTCTGCGACGCCTTCTATTTCGCGGTCGCGCCGGGCTTCCCGCGCGAGCTGCTGCCGCAGGACGAAGGCCTGATCCTGGCCGAGCGCTTCCAGGGAGCGATCGAACGCCCGGCCGTCCTCCGGCCGATGGCGGCGGCGCGGCGCAAGGCGCTGCTGCTCCGGTTCGCCCGGCTGGCCGCGCTCCGCCTGCAGGGCCAGGTCGACCCGCTCGCCGCCCTGTAAGCCAAGACCTACAGGCCGGGACCGGCGCGGAGGCGGCCGAGCCCGTAGCGCAGCCCGTACCAGCCAAGCGCCGCGGCCTCGCGCGCGTATTGCCATAAGGCCGCCCCCGGCCGGGTCGCCGCCGGCGTCGGGGCCTCGGTCGCGACCGACGCTCCGGCATGCGCGAAGGCCAGCCGGGCACGCGGCAGATGGTAGAAGTCGCTGACCACGACCAGCCGCTCGAGACCTTGGCTGCGGGCAAGCGCCAGCGCGTTGCGCGCGTTGCTCATGGTGGAGGTCGAGGTGCACTCGACCAGGATGGCGGCGGGTGGGACGCCCTGGCGGATCGCGAGATCGCGCATGAGCGCGGCTTCGGCGGGCGGATGCCGGCCGAGGCCACCGGTCATGATCAAACACCTGACCCGTCCGGCCGCGTGCAGGCCGACGGCATGGGCGACGCGGCGCTCGAGCGCCGGGCTCGGCCGCCCGCCCGGCCACACCGCCGCGCCGAGCACGACGGCGGCGTCATAGGCCGGACGGGATTCGTCCGGCGCTTCCTTATCCATCCGCCAGGAAGTCTTCGATCAGCGCACGGGCGATCGAGTCGACGCCGGGCAGGCGCAGGCCGCCTTCCTGCGGGTGCCGCATCTCGTCGCGCGTGAACCAGCGCGCGTCCTCCAACTCGTCCTGCTCGATGGTGATGTCCTCGGTCACGGCGATCGCGTGGAAGCCCAACATCAGGGAGGACGGGAACGGCCAGGGCTGCGAGGACCGGTAGAGCGCGTCCTCGACCACGACGCCGGTCTCCTCGAAGACCTCGCGCGCGACCGCCGATTCCAGCGACTCGCCGGGCTCGACGAATCCGGCCAGGGTCGAGTACATGCCGGGCGCGAAACGTGGGGATCGTCCGAGCAGGGCGCGATCGCCCTTGCGCACGAGCACGATGATCGCGGGATCGGTGCGCGGGAAGTGCTGCAGGCCGCATTCCGGGCAGACGCGCACATGGCCGGCCTGGGCGGTGTCGGTCCGGCTGCCGCAGCGGCCGCAGAACCGGTGGCGGTCGTGCCAGTGGCTGAGGCCGCGGGCATAGGCGAGGATGCCCGCCTCGGTGCTGGGCATGCGCGTGCCGACCTGGCGCAGCTCGAGCAGCTCGCCCGGCAGGTCGGCGTCCTCGGGCACGTCGGCCGAGAAGACCGCGCGCCCCTCGGCGTCCAGTCCGAGAAAGGCCGGGTCGACGAGATCGGTCACCGCCGAGGGCGGCACGAAGGCGGCATGCGGCCGCTCCTCGGCGTCGAGCACGCGGACCTTCAGTCCGCTGACGGCGACGAGGCGGCTCGCCGGGTCGGCCAAGCGCGCGCGCAGCCAGTCCTTGTCCTTGCGCAGCCCGACCGCCCGGTCGAGTTCCTGGGTGCCGTAGATGTGGGGCGGATGGGGTCTGTCCAGCGGCATGTCGCGGGCGTCCTCCTGGCTGCGGCCGTGAGCGGCCGGATCGCGCGGGCTCCCTCCGATGTAGGACGCTTCGCCGCGTCCGGCTACGATCGCGTCGCTCCGATCGGGGATGGCTGGCCTGCCCGGAGCCTGTCTGGGCAATCGCGACCTTGAACCGTGGCGTCCGAGGCCCGATACTGTGCGTGGGAGGTTGGCGATGGACGGTTCCCTCGCCAATCCGGTCAGGTCCGGAAGGAAGCAGCCGTAACGAGTTTCGAGCCGGGTCGTCGATCCAGCCTCCCACCTCCCTCTTCCGCGCCACACCCCAGATGACGGGTTGATGCCCGAGACCGAACCGAACGGCCCGTATCGCGTTCTGGCCCGCACCTACCGGCCGGAGCGGCTCTCCGAGCTGATCGGCCAGGACGCCCTGGTGCGGACGCTCACCAACGCCTTTGCCTCCGGCCGCGTCGCCCATGCCTTCATGCTCACCGGCATTCGCGGCGTCGGCAAGACGACCACGGCCCGGATCATCGCGCGCGCGCTCAACTGCATCGGCCCGGACGGCGAGGGTCCACCCACGCCCGAGCCCTGCGGCGTCTGCGCGAACTGCATCGCGATCGCGGAAGGACGCCATATCGACGTGCTGGAGATGGACGCCGCCAGCCATACCGGCATCAACGACATCCGCGAGATCATCGACGGCATCCGCTACGGGCCGACCTCGGGTCGCTACAAGGTCTACATCATCGACGAGGTCCACATGCTGTCGCAGCAGGCCTTCAACGGCCTGCTCAAGACGCTGGAGGAGCCGCCGCCGCACGCGAAGTTCCTGTTCGCGACCACGGAGATCCGCAAGGTTCCGGTCACCGTCCTGTCCCGCTGCCAGCGCTTCGACCTGCGCCGCGTCGAGCCTGCCGTGCTGCGCGCCCATCTCGAGCGGATCGCGGCCAAGGAGGGCTTCGCGCTCGAGCCCGCGGCGCTCGACCTGATCGTGCGCAGCGCGGAAGGCTCGGTCCGCGACTCCCTCTCGCTGCTCGACCAGGCGATCGCGCTGTCCGACGGCGCCGTGCGCGCGGCCGACGTCAAGGACATGCTGGGCCTGTCCGACCGCGTCCGCGTGCTCGACCTGTTCGAGCTCCTGCTCCGGGGCGATTCCCGCGCGGCGCTGGACCTGTTGACCGAACTCGACGATCTGGGCGCGGATCCGGTCACCCTCGTCCAGGACCTCCTCGACCTCTGCCACGGCCTGACCCGCGCCAAGCTCTCGCCCGAGGCGGCCGACGGCCTCGGTCTCGGGCCGGACGAGGCGGTGCGGGCGCGGACGATGGCCGGAGAGCTGTCCATGGCCGTGCTGGCGCGCTGCTGGCAGATGCTGCTGCGCGGGCTGGAGGATCTGCGCCTGGCGCCATCGCCCATGGCGGCGGCCGAGATGCTGCTGATCCGCATGGCCTTCGCCGCCGACCTGCCGACGCCCGATCTCCTGCAGACCGGGCCGGGACCGGCTGCAAGACAGGGTGAAGCGCCGCGACCGTCGCCCGTCGCCGGCCCGCCGACCTCGCGGCCGGAGACCGTGGCCGTGGCCGAGCCGGCCACGACGCGACCGACACCCGGCGGAGGGTTCGGCCCGACCATGGCCCTAGCCCAGCCGGCCGCCCGGCCCGAAGCCGCGGCCGTCCCCGCCGAGCCCGCGCTGGCGCCGCAGCCGGGCGATCTGGCCGAGGTCGTCGCCCTGGTGCGGAGCGCGGGCGAGCCGATCGTCGCGTCGTGGATGCACCAGGCGGTCCATCTCGTGCGCTTCGAGCCCGGCCGGATCGAGATCCGCCAGGAACCTCACGCGCCCGCCGACTTGGCCGCGCGGGCCGGAGCCGCGCTGACGCGCGCGACCGACCGGCGCTGGATCGTCACCCTGGTCAACGAGCAGGGCGCGCCGACCCTGGCCGAGCAGGCGGAGCAGGCGCGCGCCGCGGCCCTGGTCCGGGCGGCCGAGGATCCCAATGTCAGACGCGTGCTCGACCGGTTTCCCGGCGCGAGGCTGGAAGATGTCCGTCCGGCCGACTAGGCTGGCGTGCGCGCGCGGCTCACGCGGCAATTATGGAGCGAAGTGAATGAAGAACCTCGGCAACATGCTCAAGCAGGCGCAGGAGATGCAGGCCAAGATGGCCGAGATGCAGGCGCGCATGGCGGAGACCGAGGTATCGGGCGCGGCCGGCGGCGGTCTGGTCACGGTGACGCTGAACGGCAAGGGCGACGTCCGCAAGATCAAGATCGATCCCTCCCTCGTCGACCCGAACGACGTCGAGATGCTGGAGGACCTGATCGTGGCCGCCGCCAACGACGCCAAGGGCAAGGTCGAGAGCCACATGCAGGAGGAGATGGGCAAGCTGACCGGCGGGATGAAGCTGCCGCCCGGCATGAAGCTGCCGTTCTGAGACACGGCCGCGCACGATGGCGGCCGACCCGCTCGACAACGTCATCCGCCTGCTCGGCCGGCTGCCTGGGCTGGGGCCGCGCTCGGCGCGACGTGCCGCCCTGTTCCTCCTGAAACGCCGCGAGCAGATCATGGAGCCGCTCGCCGACGCCCTGGCCGAGGCCGCGAAGGCGGTGCTGCCCTGCCCTGCCTGCGGCAATCTGGACACGGTCCAACCCTGCGCCATCTGCCGTGACCCCGAACGCGACGGGACCGCGATCTGCGTCGTCGAGGACGTCGAGGACCTCTGGGCGCTCGAGCGGGCCAGCACGTTCACGGGCCGCTACCACGTTCTGGGCGGCACGCTGTCGGCGCTGAACGGCGTCCGGCCCGAGGATCTCGGCATCGACCGGCTGATCGGCCGGATCGGGGCCGAAGGCATCACCGAGGTGATCCTCGCCCTGGGCGCGACCGTCGACGGCCAGACCACGGCGCACTACCTGGCCGAGCGCCTGGCAGGCAGCGGCGCGCAGGTCTCGGCCCTCGCCCACGGCCTGCCGATGGGCGGCGAGCTCAACTATCTCGACGCCGGCACGCTGGGTGCCGCCCTTCGCGCCCGCCGCCCGCTGGCTTGACCCGACCGCCGATCCGGCGGCGGTGTGGCTTTCACGCGCTTTCCCGGGAAGGACCGGCGAAGGCGCAGAACGGAGATCGGCGATGACCACGGCCCTGATCGTGATCGACCTCCAGCGCGGCATGTTCGACCCGGCACAGCCCGCGCATGACGGCGAAGCCGTCCTGGCGCGGGTCGCGGCGCTTCTCGCCCGGGCGCGGGCGGCCGGGGTTCCGGTGCTCCACGTCCGTCACGACGGCGGAGCCGGGGATCCGTTGCAGCGGGACACCCCCGGCTGGACGATCCATCCGGCCGTGGCGCCCATGGGCGTCGAGCCCGTGATCGACAAGGACCGGAGCAGCGCCTTCCACGGCACCGGCCTGCACGAGCGATTGCAGGCCGGAGGGATCGGGCGGCTCGTGATCGCGGGGATGCAGACCGAGTTTTGCATCGACACGACCTGCCGCGCGGCGCACGACCTGGGCTACGCGGTCGCGCTGGTGGCGGACGGGCACACCACCTTCGACACGCCCGACCTGTCCGCCGCCCAGGTCGTCGCCCATCACAACCGCACGCTCCGCAATGGCGGGTTCGCCGAACTGGCCGATGCCGCCGCCGTCGTCCTCTAGGTCCGCCACGCTCGTTCCGTCTCCGCCGACCGGGCGCGCACGGCGCCGACGACGGTCCTTGACCCGGCCATCCCGCCCGCTTACGTCTCGCCTCCCCGTTCCCCAGCCGAGCCGTCCGTTCCCGTGTCCGTCGCCACGCTGCCCGTGATCCTCGAAGTCCCCGATGCGCGCCTCAAGACGAGGGCCGAGCCGGTCGTCACGATCGACGACACCCTGCGCCGGACCATGGACGGCATGCTCGAGGCGATGTACGAGGCGCCCGGCATCGGGCTCGCGGGGCCGCAGATCGGCCTGATGCGGCGGGTCGTCGTGGTCGACACCGCCGGCCAGGACGAGCCGCGGCGGCCGATCCGGTTGATCAATCCCGAGATTCTCTGGGCCTCGTCCGAGCGGGCGATCGCCGAGGAGGGCTGCCTGTCGCTGCCGGGCTACTACGGCGAGGTCGAGCGCGCCGCCGCGGTGCGGGTCGGCTACACCGACGAGACCGGCCAGGCCAGGGAGATCGAGGGCGACGGCCTGCTCGCCCGCTGCCTCCAGCATGAGATCGATCACCTGGACGGCATCCTGTTCATCGATCACCTGTCCGCCCTCAAGCGTGGCATGATCCTGCGCAAGCTCGCCAAGGCCAGGCGCGCCAAGCGCGATTGAAAGGCCGACCGCCTTGACGCTGCGCATCGTCTTCATGGGCACGACGTCCTTCGCCGTCGCGATGCTGGACGCCGTGACCGGCGCCGGCCACGAGGTCGTCGCGGTCTACAGCCAGCCGCCGCGCAAGGCCGGACGCGGGCACAAGGTTCAGCCGTCCCCGGTCCATCAGCGTGCTCTGGCGGAGAAGGTCGAGGTCCGCACGCCCCTCTCCCTGCGCGAGGCCGACGCGCAGGACGCGTTCGCCGCGCTGCGGCCCGACCTGGCGGTGGTCGCCGCCTACGGGCTGATCCTGCCCGGCGCCGTCCTGGATGCGCCGCGTCTCGGCTGCCTCAACGTGCACGCCTCGCTCCTGCCGCGCTGGCGCGGCGCCGCGCCGATCCAGCGCGCGATCGAGGCGGGCGACGCCGTGACCGGCATCAGCCTGATGCGCATGGACGCCGGGCTCGACACGGGCGGCGTCTACCGCATGGCCGAGCTTCCTATCGGTCCGGACGCGACCGGCGGCGCCCTGCACGACGAACTGGCCCGGCTGGGCGCCGACATGCTGCCCGGGCTGATCGACGATCTCGCGGCGGGCCGCGCGGCCGCCCGGCCGCAGCCGGCCGAGGGCGTCACCTACGCCGCCAAGATCGACAGGGCCGAGAGCCGGATCGACTGGGACCGGCCGGCCGACGCGATCGTCCGGCGCGTCCGCGCCTTCGAGCCGGCGCCCGGCTCCTGGACCGAGATGGACGGCCTGCGCCTGCGCGTGCGCGAGGCCGTGCCCGCGGCGGGCGAAGGGCCGCCCGGCACCGTGCTCGACGACCGCCTGACCGTCGCCTGCGGCCGCGATGCCGTGCGCCTGGTCCGCGTGCAGCGCCCCGGCCGGGACGCGGTCGACGCCGCGGCCTTCCTGCGCGGCCGCGCCGTGGCGCCCGGCACGGTCCTGGCCTGAGCGGGCATGCCGCGCTACCGCCTGACGCTCGAATATGACGGCCGCCCGTTCCAGGGATGGCAGGCCCAGGCGAACGGGCCCTCGGTGCAAGCGACGCTCGAGGCGGCGATCGCCGCCTTCGCGGGCGAGACCGTCCGCGTGCACGGGGCCGGCCGGACCGACACGGGCGTGCACGCCCTGGGTCAGGTCGCCCATGTCGACCTCGGACGCGCCTGGCCGGCCGGGACGGCGCAGAACGCGCTCAACGCCCATCTCGCCGGCAAGGGCGTCGTCGTCCTGCGGGCGCAAGCGGTCGATGGCGGCTTCCACGCCCGCTTCTCGGCCATCGGCCGGCGCTATGTCTACACGATCCTCAATCGCCGCGCGCCCTGCGCCCTCGATGCCGGCCGGGTCTGGCACGTGCCGCGCCCGCTCGACGCCGAGCTGATGCACGAGGCCGCCCAGGCCCTGGTCGGCCGGCACGACTTCACCAGCTTCCGCAGTGCCGCCTGCCAGGCGATGTCGCCGGTCAAGACGCTCGATCGTTTGTGCGTGACCCGGCAGGGCGAGACGATCCACATCGAGGCGGCGGCGCGCTCCTTCCTACATCACCAGGTGCGCAACATGGTCGGCTCGCTCCGTCTGGTCGGCGAGGGCCGCTGGCCGGTTGACGGCATGGCGCGCGCGCTGGCCGCGCGGGACCGCGCCGCCGCCGGCCCCACCGCACCGCCGGACGGCCTCTATCTCGTCGGCGTCGCCTATCCCGGCGAAGGCGCGCCCTGACTGGCGCCTGACGTCCGTCCACCCGGTCCGGCGTCACGGGGCGAAGAGGCGCTGGGCGCGGGGCTACGCCGTGCCGGCGGAGGGCCGCGTCGTGATGCACGCTCTAGCCAGATGCGGGAACCGTTCCTTTGGTGGCGACGCATTGATGCCCGGGGGCCTTTCGGCCTGTCAGATGTCACCCTCGGCTCTCAGCATATGCGCTCAAATCGAGCCGTTTACCCGGCGGGGCGCCCGAGAATGCTCCCTCGCCGGGGTGATCGCAGCCCCATGGCGAGGCAGGCCGAACCCTTTCTCGAATGATCACAGGATCGGCACACGGGGTGCGGTCGTACCTCGACTTCCCGCGAGCGTGTCGATCGCTCGCTCAGGCTCGGCGCAGTCAGGCTTCGAGAGGCCGCAGGCAGGCAACCGAGCGGCCGGGCGTGACCGTCTCGAGCGTCGGGTCCCGCTCGCGGCACGCGCTGGCGGCCTCAGGGCAGCGCCCCGCGAAGCGGCATCCCTCGGGCAGATCGACCGGGCTGGGGATCTCCCCGGCAAGGGGTTCCGGCAGCGAGGCGAAGAACCGGGGCGCCGAACGAACAAGCGCGCGCGTGTAAGGGTGTGCCGGACGATCGAGAAGGGCGCGCGTCGGCCCGGCCTCCACGATCCGCCCGAGATACATGACGGCCATCCGGCTGCAGAGATAGCTGGCGACCGACAGGTCGTGCGTGATGAAGATCAGCGTCAGGCCGAGCGTTCGCTGCAGCTCGCGTAAAAGGTTCAGCAACTGGGCCTGGGTCGACACGTCGAGGCCGGAGACAGCCTCGTCGGCGATCATGGCGACTGGCTCGCTCGCCAGGGCGCGGGCGACCGCCACGCGGCGAACCTGACCGCCGGACAACTGGCTGGCGTAGCGCCCGAGCGTGTCGGTCGGCAGTCCGACCTGCTCCAGCAGGGCGGCGACCCGGCCGGCGACCTCGCCTTCCGGGCGCAGACCGTGGTGCCGGATCGGCTCGGCGACGAGATCGAGCACGCGCATGCGCGGGTCGAGGGAGCCGCGTGCGTCCTGATAGACCATCGCGACATCGCGCTGGAAGGCGCGCCGCTGGCCGCCGTCCAGCGCATCGAGATCGCGGCCGCGATAGAGCGCCCGGCCGTCGGTCGGTCGCGACAGGCCGAGCAGGACGCGGATCAGGGTCGACTTGCCGGAGCCGCTTTCGCCGACCAGGGCGATGCTGTCACCGGTGTCGATGCGGAGGCGCACGCCGTCCAGCGCCTTCAGCCGCTTCGACCGCGCCTCGCGCCCGAGCCACGCATGCCTCGCTCCCACGTCGAACGCCTTCTCGACGTCGAGCAATTCGAACAGCGGAATGCTCATCCCGGATGCCAGCAGGCGACGCTGCGCCCCTCGCTCTCGATGAGGGGCGGCCTGTCCGTGCGGCAGCGCTCGGTCGCCCGCGGACATCGCGGGGCAAACCGGCAGCCCGCCGGCATCGCCGACAAGGACGGAGAACCGCCCGGGGGCGGCTCCAGCAGATCGGTGTCGAACTCGGCGACACACGAGCGCAAGGCCTGGGTGTAGGGGTGCAACGGCCTCTCCAGCAGCGTCCGGCTCGTGCCCATCTCCATGACTTGGCCGGCATAGAGGACGACGATGCGCTGGCAAGCTTGCGACGCGAGCGCGAGGTCGTGCAGCACGAAGACGCAACTGCTGCCGCTGTCCCGCGTCCGCGCGAGGATAAGGCCCACGATCTGCGCCTGGATGGTCACGTCGAGCGCGCTGGTCGGCTCGTCGGCAAGCAGGAGGTCCGGCTCGCCGGCCAGCGCGAGGCCGATCATGACGCGTTGCTGCATGCCGCCCGACAATTCGTGGGGATAGGCGCCGAGACGCGCCTCGGCATCGTTGAGCCCGACGCTCTGCAGGAGATCGATGGCGCGGCTGCGCGCCTGCCGCCGTCCCAAGCCGAGACCGTGGCGCAGGGGATAGCGGAAGTGCTGGCCGACCGTGAAGCACGGGTTCAACGCCG
Above is a genomic segment from Geminicoccaceae bacterium SCSIO 64248 containing:
- a CDS encoding MmcB family DNA repair protein; the encoded protein is MAEDFDDTVATTLPPVAADIAHGTARCLIDMGYAPVAELPLANGRRADITAIDRKGHVVIVEIKSSRADFLSDRKWPDYLEFCDAFYFAVAPGFPRELLPQDEGLILAERFQGAIERPAVLRPMAAARRKALLLRFARLAALRLQGQVDPLAAL
- a CDS encoding ABC transporter ATP-binding protein — its product is MSIPLFELLDVEKAFDVGARHAWLGREARSKRLKALDGVRLRIDTGDSIALVGESGSGKSTLIRVLLGLSRPTDGRALYRGRDLDALDGGQRRAFQRDVAMVYQDARGSLDPRMRVLDLVAEPIRHHGLRPEGEVAGRVAALLEQVGLPTDTLGRYASQLSGGQVRRVAVARALASEPVAMIADEAVSGLDVSTQAQLLNLLRELQRTLGLTLIFITHDLSVASYLCSRMAVMYLGRIVEAGPTRALLDRPAHPYTRALVRSAPRFFASLPEPLAGEIPSPVDLPEGCRFAGRCPEAASACRERDPTLETVTPGRSVACLRPLEA
- a CDS encoding ABC transporter ATP-binding protein; protein product: MVARAHGAAVMNRDRDLPHGAGKEALVDIAGLTLRRDGVAVLDEVSFEIAPNETVGLVGESGAGKSTLALALAGLIGPPEVEIAGAMRFEGIDLTRLDDRGWRGLRGRRIAMIFQDAGAALNPCFTVGQHFRYPLRHGLGLGRRQARSRAIDLLQSVGLNDAEARLGAYPHELSGGMQQRVMIGLALAGEPDLLLADEPTSALDVTIQAQIVGLILARTRDSGSSCVFVLHDLALASQACQRIVVLYAGQVMEMGTSRTLLERPLHPYTQALRSCVAEFDTDLLEPPPGGSPSLSAMPAGCRFAPRCPRATERCRTDRPPLIESEGRSVACWHPG
- the truA gene encoding tRNA pseudouridine(38-40) synthase TruA, which translates into the protein MPRYRLTLEYDGRPFQGWQAQANGPSVQATLEAAIAAFAGETVRVHGAGRTDTGVHALGQVAHVDLGRAWPAGTAQNALNAHLAGKGVVVLRAQAVDGGFHARFSAIGRRYVYTILNRRAPCALDAGRVWHVPRPLDAELMHEAAQALVGRHDFTSFRSAACQAMSPVKTLDRLCVTRQGETIHIEAAARSFLHHQVRNMVGSLRLVGEGRWPVDGMARALAARDRAAAGPTAPPDGLYLVGVAYPGEGAP
- the nudC gene encoding NAD(+) diphosphatase gives rise to the protein MPLDRPHPPHIYGTQELDRAVGLRKDKDWLRARLADPASRLVAVSGLKVRVLDAEERPHAAFVPPSAVTDLVDPAFLGLDAEGRAVFSADVPEDADLPGELLELRQVGTRMPSTEAGILAYARGLSHWHDRHRFCGRCGSRTDTAQAGHVRVCPECGLQHFPRTDPAIIVLVRKGDRALLGRSPRFAPGMYSTLAGFVEPGESLESAVAREVFEETGVVVEDALYRSSQPWPFPSSLMLGFHAIAVTEDITIEQDELEDARWFTRDEMRHPQEGGLRLPGVDSIARALIEDFLADG
- the recR gene encoding recombination mediator RecR, which codes for MAADPLDNVIRLLGRLPGLGPRSARRAALFLLKRREQIMEPLADALAEAAKAVLPCPACGNLDTVQPCAICRDPERDGTAICVVEDVEDLWALERASTFTGRYHVLGGTLSALNGVRPEDLGIDRLIGRIGAEGITEVILALGATVDGQTTAHYLAERLAGSGAQVSALAHGLPMGGELNYLDAGTLGAALRARRPLA
- a CDS encoding DNA polymerase III subunit gamma/tau, translating into MPETEPNGPYRVLARTYRPERLSELIGQDALVRTLTNAFASGRVAHAFMLTGIRGVGKTTTARIIARALNCIGPDGEGPPTPEPCGVCANCIAIAEGRHIDVLEMDAASHTGINDIREIIDGIRYGPTSGRYKVYIIDEVHMLSQQAFNGLLKTLEEPPPHAKFLFATTEIRKVPVTVLSRCQRFDLRRVEPAVLRAHLERIAAKEGFALEPAALDLIVRSAEGSVRDSLSLLDQAIALSDGAVRAADVKDMLGLSDRVRVLDLFELLLRGDSRAALDLLTELDDLGADPVTLVQDLLDLCHGLTRAKLSPEAADGLGLGPDEAVRARTMAGELSMAVLARCWQMLLRGLEDLRLAPSPMAAAEMLLIRMAFAADLPTPDLLQTGPGPAARQGEAPRPSPVAGPPTSRPETVAVAEPATTRPTPGGGFGPTMALAQPAARPEAAAVPAEPALAPQPGDLAEVVALVRSAGEPIVASWMHQAVHLVRFEPGRIEIRQEPHAPADLAARAGAALTRATDRRWIVTLVNEQGAPTLAEQAEQARAAALVRAAEDPNVRRVLDRFPGARLEDVRPAD
- the def gene encoding peptide deformylase encodes the protein MSVATLPVILEVPDARLKTRAEPVVTIDDTLRRTMDGMLEAMYEAPGIGLAGPQIGLMRRVVVVDTAGQDEPRRPIRLINPEILWASSERAIAEEGCLSLPGYYGEVERAAAVRVGYTDETGQAREIEGDGLLARCLQHEIDHLDGILFIDHLSALKRGMILRKLAKARRAKRD
- a CDS encoding YdcF family protein produces the protein MDKEAPDESRPAYDAAVVLGAAVWPGGRPSPALERRVAHAVGLHAAGRVRCLIMTGGLGRHPPAEAALMRDLAIRQGVPPAAILVECTSTSTMSNARNALALARSQGLERLVVVSDFYHLPRARLAFAHAGASVATEAPTPAATRPGAALWQYAREAAALGWYGLRYGLGRLRAGPGL
- the fmt gene encoding methionyl-tRNA formyltransferase, translated to MRIVFMGTTSFAVAMLDAVTGAGHEVVAVYSQPPRKAGRGHKVQPSPVHQRALAEKVEVRTPLSLREADAQDAFAALRPDLAVVAAYGLILPGAVLDAPRLGCLNVHASLLPRWRGAAPIQRAIEAGDAVTGISLMRMDAGLDTGGVYRMAELPIGPDATGGALHDELARLGADMLPGLIDDLAAGRAAARPQPAEGVTYAAKIDRAESRIDWDRPADAIVRRVRAFEPAPGSWTEMDGLRLRVREAVPAAGEGPPGTVLDDRLTVACGRDAVRLVRVQRPGRDAVDAAAFLRGRAVAPGTVLA
- a CDS encoding YbaB/EbfC family nucleoid-associated protein, with product MKNLGNMLKQAQEMQAKMAEMQARMAETEVSGAAGGGLVTVTLNGKGDVRKIKIDPSLVDPNDVEMLEDLIVAAANDAKGKVESHMQEEMGKLTGGMKLPPGMKLPF
- a CDS encoding cysteine hydrolase family protein, which produces MTTALIVIDLQRGMFDPAQPAHDGEAVLARVAALLARARAAGVPVLHVRHDGGAGDPLQRDTPGWTIHPAVAPMGVEPVIDKDRSSAFHGTGLHERLQAGGIGRLVIAGMQTEFCIDTTCRAAHDLGYAVALVADGHTTFDTPDLSAAQVVAHHNRTLRNGGFAELADAAAVVL